The Christiangramia flava JLT2011 genome has a segment encoding these proteins:
- the prmA gene encoding 50S ribosomal protein L11 methyltransferase: MSGNYLEFDFQIEPLQPASEILIAELGYLGFESFVENEDGVTAYIPVEEYEDDLLTNVHILQSEEVKITYEQKEIERINWNEEWEKNFTPILVDDICSVRAPFHPKPEVEFDIVIEPKMSFGTGHHATTHMVIQHILKNDWEGKRVLDMGCGTGVLAILAAMKGAKRIDAIDIDNWCYLNTLENVAKNECDHIQVEEGGAELLNESRSYDMILANINRNILLRDLPEYIQCLNENGSIFLSGFYSEDLPVIQKTCEKLDLKFVEHLERSNWVAAKFSR, encoded by the coding sequence ATGTCGGGGAATTACCTGGAATTTGACTTTCAGATTGAGCCTTTGCAACCAGCTTCCGAGATCCTGATCGCGGAATTGGGTTACCTGGGCTTTGAGAGTTTTGTAGAAAACGAAGACGGAGTGACGGCCTATATTCCGGTAGAGGAATATGAAGACGACCTGCTCACGAATGTACACATTCTGCAATCTGAAGAAGTCAAGATCACCTACGAACAGAAGGAAATTGAAAGAATTAACTGGAACGAGGAGTGGGAAAAGAATTTCACTCCTATTCTGGTTGATGATATTTGCAGCGTGCGTGCACCATTCCATCCGAAGCCGGAAGTGGAATTTGATATAGTGATCGAGCCGAAAATGTCTTTCGGTACCGGGCACCACGCGACAACGCACATGGTGATCCAGCATATTCTGAAAAATGACTGGGAAGGAAAGCGTGTTTTAGATATGGGTTGTGGCACCGGTGTGCTCGCAATATTAGCTGCTATGAAAGGCGCTAAGCGCATTGACGCCATCGATATCGATAACTGGTGTTATCTCAATACCCTCGAGAATGTGGCGAAAAATGAGTGTGACCATATCCAGGTGGAAGAAGGTGGTGCGGAATTACTCAATGAGAGTAGAAGTTACGACATGATTCTGGCCAATATCAATAGGAATATTTTATTAAGGGACCTTCCTGAATACATTCAATGCCTGAATGAGAACGGAAGTATTTTCCTCAGCGGATTTTATTCTGAAGACCTTCCGGTGATCCAGAAAACCTGTGAAAAATTGGATCTGAAATTCGTGGAACATCTGGAACGTAGCAACTGGGTGGCTGCAAAGTTTTCACGCTGA